GGTGGATTAATGAGCACAAGAGCCCTAAAGTTAAAATCTTCAGGAGCTGTGGTTGACGGATATTCAAGAGACTCAAATGAAATAGAAAAACTAAATTTTCCAACTTTTTCATTAGGCACCTATGCACAAGATCAAGGACCTAGAGGTAAAGTTATTGATTATAGAATACCTATAGAATTTAATGGGGTTCACATAAATCCGGGAGATATTGTATATGGAGATAGAGATGGTGTGTTGATAATTCCAAAAGATGCAGAAAATGAAGCGTTTGAAGGTGCTATTGAAAAGGCAAGAGGTGAAAAATTAGTACAAAAAGCTTTAGAGGCGGGAATGAGTACCGTAGAGGCATTTAAAAAATTTGGAATTATGTAATTTCTTAAAACACCAATTATATGGACGGAATAAATTTAAAAGGAAAAAAAGCATTAGTAACAGGTGGCTCACAAGGTATTGGGGCTCAAATTTGTAGAGAATTAGCTTCACATGGTGCAGATGTTTTTATCAATTATTTTACAAATAAAGAAAAAGCTGAAATTTTAGCCTCTGAATTAAGAGAAACTTTTAACGTAAACGTATGTATCGGTGTTGCAAATGTCTCAAAACCCAATGAAGTTGAGGCAATGTTCCAACTTATGGATAAAAAATTAAATGGCATCGATATTTTAATTAACAATGCTGGTTCAGAAAGCAATAGCCATATTTTAGATTTAGATGTTGATGAATGGGATCGTGTAATTAATATCAATTTAAAAGGACCTTTTTTATGTGCACAACAAGCCGGTAGAAGAATGGAAAAATCAGGTGGTGGTGTCATTATAAATATTTCTTCCATTCATGATACTGTCCCAAGGAAAGGTTTAACGCATTATTGTACTGCCAAAGGAGGCTTAAAAATGTTTACAAAATGTTTGGCGCTGGAACTTGCTGAAAGTAATATTAGAGTGATTTCTGTAGCTCCAGGAGCCATTGAAACAGAAATGAATCGTAAAGAAATTGCAAATTTTGGTGTAGATAAATTTCAAGGTTGGATACCTCAAGGAAGAATTGGAAATGTAAAAGATGTATCTCCAACCATTGCGTTTTTATGTTCGGATATGGCAAGTTATATGACTGGAATTGATATATATATTGATGGAGGTTATATGCAATCAACCATACCTTATGATCCTCGTCCTCCTAGAAAAATTTAAGTTTTGATATAAAATTAGAGAACCATAAAATGATAATATCGACTTTTTTCATCGGCAGTTATACACAAATGCTAACCCCCGAAATAAACGGTTTTGGAGATGGTATATCCACAATCCAACTCAATAATATTACGGGTGAATTAAGTGTTCTTCATACGATGAAGACGATTAATCCAAGTTATTTAGTAATCAGTGAGGATGGTAAATTTTTATATTGTAA
The nucleotide sequence above comes from Aureibaculum algae. Encoded proteins:
- a CDS encoding RraA family protein, with amino-acid sequence MGLWNNDKELFEIAKKELFTALVGDVLDKMGYLHQFLSPNIKPLRKDMVIIGRAMTVLEADVFSESANQTNNPMMKKPFGIMFEALDSLKENEVYICSGSSPRYALWGGLMSTRALKLKSSGAVVDGYSRDSNEIEKLNFPTFSLGTYAQDQGPRGKVIDYRIPIEFNGVHINPGDIVYGDRDGVLIIPKDAENEAFEGAIEKARGEKLVQKALEAGMSTVEAFKKFGIM
- a CDS encoding SDR family NAD(P)-dependent oxidoreductase, translated to MDGINLKGKKALVTGGSQGIGAQICRELASHGADVFINYFTNKEKAEILASELRETFNVNVCIGVANVSKPNEVEAMFQLMDKKLNGIDILINNAGSESNSHILDLDVDEWDRVININLKGPFLCAQQAGRRMEKSGGGVIINISSIHDTVPRKGLTHYCTAKGGLKMFTKCLALELAESNIRVISVAPGAIETEMNRKEIANFGVDKFQGWIPQGRIGNVKDVSPTIAFLCSDMASYMTGIDIYIDGGYMQSTIPYDPRPPRKI